AATGTTCCTGGTAATTTCTTATCATTTACCCACTTTGCTTTTGGATATAAAGATGCACCAATAGCAAAGTCAGAAATACCAAAAGTAGAAAGGAAAAAAATCATGAATTGTGAAAAGGCCATTAAAATTGGATTTCCAGGTTCTTTGGCAATACTTGCTTTATGTGCAAACAAATCTTTCACGAATGTAATTAAAAAAGTACTATTAGCTACCACGATGAGAATAAAGATTATTTGTAAAATCATATTTGCTCCTCCAGTATCTTCATTTATTTTTTAAAAATCTCTTGATAAAATACACCGATAATCAAATAGTGAATTCAATTATAAGTAGGCCCAGAATAGTGCAGTAGATTTATGTTTTGAATCAACACAAATAAGTCTATCTTCAATCTTTGTATACAAAGAAATGAAACCATGTTATTAACAACGGTTTTTTTAATGAATAGACTTTCCAAGAATCATTGAATAGATTTAATAAAATATGGTTTGTACTGCCCAAGGGAGTACATAGTATAAAACCTTAAGATTTTAGAGTCAAACAAAGCGGAAGATAAAGCGCTAATTCTAGCAGATTCTTAGTGAAAACTAATTTTAAGCATAAAAAAACCCCGACGGAAGTGGAATTCGTCAGGGAATGGTACTGAAATAGAATTAAAATTCTAAAATTGAACCAATATTTACTTTTTTTGCAGCTTCATAAATTCGTTGTGCAGTGACAATGTCAAGAACGGCATTACCAGTTGTTTTAAAGAAAGTGATTTCTTCTTCAGATTCCCGTCCGGGTGTTTTCCCGTTGATTAGATCTCCAAGCTCACCAGTAATGTCATCGGAGTTGAACAAGCCATTTTCGATTGCTTGAGTAAAGTCACCACTTTCAACTAATGCATCTTTCGTGTCACAATAAATTTTGTGAGCATTTTTTAAAATGTTTGCATCAATTTCAGCCATTGCAGGCGTATAAGAGCCAACACCGTTAATGTGTGTACCTGGTTTTACCCATGAACCCTCAAAAGTTTTCACTGGAGATGTAGTAACAGAAGTGATTACATCAGATTGGCGAACAGCATCCTCCAATGAAGGAGCAGCTTCAATAACTGTATTGTATTTTTCACCATAAAGTGAAGTCATTTTATTAGCAAACTCTTTTGCTCGTTCCATATCCAAATCTGAAACATAGACTTGTTTAATAGGACGAATGGCTAAAACTGCTTCGAGTTGTGTTTCGGCTTGTCCGCCTGTCCCAATTAAGGTAAACACGGAACTGTCTTTTCGAGCCAGTTCATCGGTTCCAGCACCAGCGACAGCGCCAGTACGTAGTTGAGTAAGATACGTTCCATCCATGATGGAAGAAACTTGTCCGGTTTCTGTATCGACTAATACCATTGTTGCAGGTACACTAGTCAATCCTTTTTTGATGTTACCAGGATAAACACTGACAATTTTCACTCCTAAAGCAGAAGCGTCTGCAGCATAGCCAGGCATATAAAGGCTCTGACCTTCTTGCTCAGGTATATTTAAATTCGTTCTCAAAGGGATAGTAACCTCTCCTTTGGAATAAAGAGATAGGGCATCTTTGTCTGCTTGGATTGCTTCCCGCATGGACAATACTTCTTTCATTTCATGGTCTTTCAATACTAAGATTTGCATAAGAACTTCCTTCCTGTTCAATAATTTTTTAAAAAGATTAACCGATTGAATCTCTTGCTATATTTTGTTTTGCAATTTTATCGTTACGTAAATCCATTGCCATAGAGTAGACACTATAAAAGATAACAGCTAGTACAACCCATTGCAAGACGTTGGTATCTAGACCTTTTACTAAGAATGCAGCTACTAATACACCAATTACACCAAATGTTGCAGAGAAAAGGGTGATTTTACGAGAGTAAGAATCCAACTTGATGAACTGGATGCTTCCAACTGGAACAGAAAAAGTACAGGCACCCATCATAATAGGGAAAGCAACACCAGGATTCAAGCCAAACGCATAAATGGTAGCCATTGTTAAAGCGTATGATCCGATACCAATGTTATTCAACGCACCGTAAATCATAGAAAGAACACCTAATAGAATTAATTTAAAGCCCGTTAAAGAAGTTTCTTGTCCACCAGATGGATACACACCCAATTTACCAGCTAAAATTAAACCTGCAGCAACTAAAAGACCCGTAATTACGAATTTTTTAATGGTGTTTTTTGGTAATTTTACAACGAAACGTGGACTAACATAGGCACCGATAACTTGTGCAACAATTGGTACAAGTAGGGTAGCAACCCCAACTTCAATGGAAGAAATGTAAGCCAAAGCCATTGCTGCTACAGGAACTACACAAGCTGCATTCAAGGTACCAGGTAATTTTTTATCTCCAACCCATTTTGCTTTCGGGTATAGGGAAGCACCAATTGCAAAGTCAGAAATACCGAAAGTAGATAAAAAATAAATAAAGAATTGTGAAAAGGCCATTGCGATTGGATTTCCAGGCTCTTTTGCTAAACTTTCCTTATTTTTAACTAAATCTTTCACAAGCTGCATTACAAAAGTACCATTTACGAGAACAATTAATATAAGAATAACAGTTAATAACATTTTTTTTCCTCCATTATATAGGTATATGTTTTATTTTTTAATTTTAAAATGAAAAAATATCTCGGAGACCTTCCATATCCTCACCATAGCGCGCTTTGATCTGTTCCGGAAATTCATCAATTAAGCGTAAGCAATAGGCATCATGAATGACATATTCACTAGCAAAGAAAGCGAGCATTGGATTTTTGGTATGGATGGCTTTAGCAATTCCTTTAAAAGGAAGGGTACAGTATAAAATATCTTCTTTATCAGCAACTACAGTAATCCATCTATGACCAATTTCATCTAGTTTATCTTGCTCAAAACCATGTGGATAAAAATGAGTGAGGGTTGTATCGTAACGAGCTTCTGAATCATATAAAACGACCACAACATTTTCAATTTCATTTTGTTTTTTATTTATAAGTGCAACTAATTCATCATCTAACTCATCGATCCATATTTGAATCAACAGATTGGATGTAGCTTCTTCGATTTGTAGGATAGCTTTAGCGCGAATGCTGTTCCATTCTTCCAATTCCCAAATGGTTTGATTTTCTTCTTTTTTAACAAGTTGTGCACTTTCTTCATGAAAAATAGTCATTGTATCTTGAAAACTTCCAGTCAATAGACTAGATAATTGATCAGTCGAAATAGCTTGGTAAAGAATGGTGTTGTCAGAGGTACTTTGTTCAACAATCCCTCTAGACACTAAATTTTCTAAAAGGTTATAGATTTTGGATCGAGCAACACCAGATACTTTGCTCAGCTCATAACCAGTACAGCTTCCATGTTGAAGTAAGGAAATATATATCTTTGCTTCTGATTCTGTAAATTTAAAATCTTTTAAAACATTAATTAGATTGATCATAGGAACGTCCTTTCATGAAGCGGTTTCCAGGGCCCTGGAAATAATTAGCTTCGGAATATCGTAGTTGCTACCCTTGGTAACTCCTAGTATAGAACCATGTTCTTTCAGAGTCAATAGAAATGTGAAATAAAACACAAGTTTAATTAAAATCTCACGAAAAACTAATCTTTCATCAGTGGAATAGAGTATAGAAAAGGGTGCTGTATTGCAAATCGTCTTTTTTTGCCTTATATTTGAAAAAGAATAGCCAAGTAAGAATGGAGAAAAAAAGATGACTCAACCTTATGGAACCGTACTAATAAAAGCATCAAAAATTTTAGATTTTCTATCAACAGAGCGTTCTCCTCAACCTCTTCATATGATTGCTAAAGAAACGGAAATGACTAATTCAACAACTTCCAAAATATTAATGACCTTAGAAATGATTGGTTATGTGGAAAAAGATTCAGAACAAAAGACCTATCAGTTAGGAAATGGCTTAGTTAAATACGCTAGTCAATACCTATCTGATTTAGATATTTCTAAAATTGCCTATCCTTACTTAAAAAAGTTACATGCCTCTTTAGATGAGACAGTCCATCTTTCCATACGTAAAGCAGATGAAATTATGTATATCAATAAAATAGAATCACTTCGCCCAATTGTTGTAACAACTTCTCGTATTGGTTTTACGAAACCGATGTATGCGTCAGCGATGGGGAAAGCGATCTTGGCAGAGGAAAAAGAAGAAGAAGTAGATCGTTACTTAGAACGAACAGAATTAAAGGCTTATACTCCCCATACCATAACTAGTAGAGAAGTATTAAAAGAGGAACTGAAAATGGTTCGTGAAAAAGGATATGCATTTGATAATAGTGAAGAACAAATTGAAGTGTTTTGTATTGCCGCAAGTTTGTCTTGGGAAGATAATATCTATGGGGCATTTAGTGTTAGCATGCCAGCTTATCGACGTACAGCCGAATTAGAAGAAAAAGTAATTCATGCCATTATGGAAGTTAAATCTGAAATACTAAAAGAATTAGCCCAACTTCACTTCTATTTATAAAAGGAAAGACTACTATTTGATAGGATTGTCGAATGTGGGTTGTTCAGACTGGATTAATGATTTATAATGAAAGAGACATTTCCTATATGAATAATTGTTTTCCTATTTAGAAAGTATGTGTAAGGTATTTTAAAAAAATAATAGAAAAAGAGGGAATCATATGAATCAAACAATTTTATGCGTAGGCGAAACATTAGCGAGATTATCTACTCAAGTAGGTGTCCATTTTTTTGATACAACGGGTTTGCAATTACATTATGGTGGAGCAGAGGCGAACGTAGCCATTAACTTGAGTAGCTTGAATCATCCGTCCGTTTATTTTACGAAAGTCCCAGACAATCAGTTAGCTAAAGCAGCCATTAAACATGTTCAAAAATATGGTGTAGATGTAAGCCCTGTTATATATGGTGGCGAACGTTTAGGAACTTATTACGTAGAACCAGGTGCTGGAGGCCGTCCAACAACCGTTATCTATGATCGCGCTCATTCTTCTATATCACAAATGAAAAAAGAAGAAATCAATATTGATGAACTGCTAGAAGGAAAACATTTACTCCATATTACAGGAATTACGGCTGCTTTATCAGAAGATTCTAGAGAAATGACTTACGAATTAATGAAGGAAGCAAAAAATCGTGGAATAAAAGTAAACTTTGATATGAACTATCGTGCGAAGTTGTGGAGTGTCGAAGAAGCAGGTGTGTTCTTGAAGAGTGTTTTACCATATGTAGATTATCTTTCTGCTGGTAAATTAGATGCAATTAACTTTTTGGGAATAAAAGAAGCTGGTGCAGATGTTTCGGATGAACTTGCTTATTATTATGATGCCATTCATCACTTGTATCCAAATGTTGAAATCATGTATTCCACCATTCGTGATGTTATTTCTGCAACTCACAATACATTGCAAGGAACATTCTGGAAAGATGGAAAAACAACGTATTCGAAAGTACATGATATGGACTTTATTATTGACCGTATTGGAGGCGGAGATGCTTTTGCATCGGGTGTCCTGCATGGTATTTTAGAAGAAAAAGATCCTCAGTATATTATTGAATTTGCAACAGCATTTTCAGCATTGAAACATACGATTTCTGGAGATGCATCTCCCTTTACTATTGGAGAAACAGAACGCATCATGAGTAGCGATGCACGAGTAGACAGATAAAAAAAGAGCAGTTGTATCCCCGAAAAAGGGAATACAGCTGCTTTTGATTTTAATAAAAGTGAGTAAACTCTTTAATTTTATCTACCTCACGATTTTTCTTTAAATAAATCATATGAAATGGATGTAAGATGGTTAGGTCGCTAACAGAAATTTCTTTAAGGAACCCTTTTTCTAGTTCATCTTCCACACATAGGCGGTATAGAAAAGAAATCCCTTTGTTTTCAGAAACTAATTGTTTGATTGCACCTATATTTCCAATCACTGTAGTGTGAGAGAAGCTACTTAAACTAACTCCTTTGGAATGCAAGAGATTTTCAAAGATGAGACGAGTTCCAGATCCTTGCTCCCGAATCAAAACCCGATTAGAAAATAAATCCCAAATACTTCGCTTTTCTTTCCATAAGTCATTTTCAGGAGCGCAAACGGCAATGAATTTTTCATCAGAAACTTGTTGGAAACCTAATTTGTTTTGATTAAAGTCTCCCTCAATGAAAGCAAAATCCAATGTACCATATTCAACACGTTCAATTAATGTCTTTGTATTTTCTACTACCATATCAATTTGATTGGATGGAAAAGCCTCTATGTATTTATTAATAACGGATGGCATCAAATATTCTCCAATCGTAAGAGTAGCACCAAATGTTAAGCTTACTGAATCTTCTGCTTGATGTAAGTGTCGTTGAATTTGTTGAATGTCTTGGTTTAGTAATAGTAATTGATTTTCTAGATAAGAGCCTTTTTCAGTTAAGTAAAGTTGTTTGCCTTGATACTGAAAAAGAGTGATTCCTAATTCTTGTTGAAGTTGTTTGATTTGTTGAGTAACTGCTGGTTGGGTAATTTTTAATTTTTGAGCAGTGCGTGTATAACTTCGTTCGGTTGCGAGTGTTAAAAAAGTTTGGTATCGATAATCAAGCATAAGAAATCCCTTCTTCTATTCATTCATTTAATAGTTCCATAATAAACTATTATTTTCTTTTATACTAATTTTTTTGTACAATATGACAAGGAGATTGTTAAGTAGGGAGATAAGATCATATGGATAAAATAAGAAATGAAATAAAAGGGATTGGCCCCGGTTTACTAATTAGTATTTTGATTTCAATAGTCAGTCAGGTGTTAGCAATATTTTTACCAACATTGGGTGCAGCACTTATTGCCATTCTATTAGGAATGGTATTAGGAAATACATTATTCAGAAAGCCTAATCTAAATCCGGGTACTAAGTTCTCTGAAAAAAGGCTATTAGAATATTCGATTGTCTTAAATGGATTAATTTTAGACTTTCAAATGATTCAATCAGCAGGAGTAAAAGGATTTTTCTTTATTATCCTTCAAATGGCACTAACCATTTATATCGCCTACAAACTAGGAGTATTCTTTGGATTTAATAAAAAGTTTGCTTTATTAATGGGGGCAGGGAATGCGGTGTGTGGTTCTTCTGCAATTGGGACCGTATCTCCTATTGTAAAAGCAAGTGATAAAGATAAAGGAATCTCAATAACCATCGTAAATGTAACGGGTACATTTTTAATGATCGGTTTGCCAATTCTATCGGCCGTCGTATACAACCAAGCAACGTTGCAAACTTCTGCACTTATTGGTGGAACGGTTCAATCTATCGGACAAGTAATTGCTTCTGCTAAATTAGTAAATGATGATGTAGTTGCGTTGTCAACGGTCTTTAAACTGATGCGTGTTCTCTTAATTATGGGAGTAGCGTTACTGTATAGTCGAATGAATCTGGATGAGGGAGTGCCTTTATTCTCTAAAAAAACAACTCCTCAAGTGGCTGGAAAAGATAAAATTTCTGTTGGGATTCCGTGGTTTATTATTGGATTTTTCATTTTATTTTTAGTGAGAAGTTTTAACTTAGCACCAACTGGTTTATTGACTAGTTCAAAATGGGTCAGCACACAGTTTGAGATAACAGCTTTAGCAGCAATTGGGATGCGGGTTAAGTTTGCAGATATTGTTAAAGAAGGACCAAAATCTTTATCATATGGATTGCTTATCGGAGTAATTCAAGTAGTTATGGCACTAGGATTGATCAAACTTTTTTTGGTTAAAAAATGAAAATAAAGAAGTAGCTTCTACCGGTATTCAAGCGGTAAAAACTACTTCTTTATTTTTTTAGATATTAGTTTTTCTTAACAAGTTCTGATTTCAAGTAAATCCGCCCAAATCCATCCATGGTGCACTCAATATCATGACCATCAATGGGTTCAGGTAAAATACGAAGTTTAGTTGCTCGCATTCCTTGTTTGATACGATTTGATCCTTTTAACTTGATATCACGGATTACAGTTACATTGTCACCCTCAACTAGTTCTAATCCATTAGAATCACGAACAACTTCTTTTTCTAAAGTTGCCTCTTGTTCTGTTTCCGTCCACTCATGAGCACACATCGGACAAACAAGTAACGCGCCATCTTCATAAGTCAAGTCACTGCCACACTGTGGGCAATTTGGTAGACCACTCATTTTTTCTCCTCCAAAAAGTTATTTATATCTATATTGTACAGGATTAAAATTAAACTGCCACTTCTTCTAGTCATTTTAAATGGCTTTTTTTATTATCACAATAGTAAATAATAAAAAAAGTTAAAATTACCATTTGACTATACATAATCATATTGACATTATGGGGGTCCGATGGCTATAATAGATAGATGTGTGTTTACACAACTATTTTTGTATAGGAGTAATCAGCGTGGAAAAAAGAAAAACAGTTTTATATACAGAATTAACAGCTAACCCTGCACCACTAGGTTTAATGGGTTTTGGAATGACAACGGTCTTATTAAATATTCATAATGCAGGTTTCTTTGCATTAAACCCAATGATTTTAGCAATGGGATTGTGTTATGGAGGATTAGCACAAGTGATTGCGGGAATAATGGAGTTTAAGAAAAATAATACATTTGGAACAACAGCATTTACATCCTATGGATTCTTTTGGATATCCTTAGTTGTTTTGAATATTTTACCACTTCTTGGACTTGGGGAAGCATCTGATTCACTCTCCATGGCTGCTTATCTATTTATGTGGGGGCTTTTCACACTATTCATGTTCATCGCAACCCTACGCATCAGTAAAGCGCTACAAGTAGTATTTGGAACGTTGACACTCTTGTTCTTCTTACTTGCAGTAGCAAACTTTACGGGATCGGATACTATTTTAAAAATTGCTGGTTATGAAGGAATCTTTTGTGGTTTTTCAGCAATTTATGCAGCAATGGCCCAAGTAATTAACGAATCGTATGGTAAAACAGTCCTACCGTTAGGCGAAGTAAAATAAATTCTCACCAAAAAAGCACCAGCAAAAGAGTATGTTAACATACTCTTTTTGCTGGTGCTTTTTATATGTCTATTTATATTTATTTTTTACGAACATCTTCCATGTCATCTAACATGTTCATGTCTTCTTCAGAGATTTCAAAATCAATCTTCGAATTTTCAATGATTCGTCCTTCATGGGTAGATTTTGGTAATGGTAACGTATCTTTCTGCAAGCAATATCTAATACAGATTTGAGCAGGAGTACGATTATATTTTTCTGCTAGTTTTTTAATTTCATCACTATTTAAAACTTCGCCGGTTGCCAAAGGAGAATAAGCTTCTACTAGGATTTCATGTTTTTCACAAAAATCTAGTAACTCTTTTTGCTCATGAAATTTTCCAATGTAAAAAGGAATTTGATTTACAAAAGGTACGATTTCACAACTATCTATAATAGCTTGTAAATCAGAAACAGAGAAATTAGATACACCAATCGTACGAATTTTACCATCTTTGAATAATTTCTCCATTGCTTTCCAAGCTTGGATATTTCCTTCTGTACAATCAGCACCAATATCATCCCATGGCCATGGTGCATGAATTAGGAACAAGTCCAAATAGTCCATTCCTAAATGATCTAAAGTTTCTTGGAAGTAGGTAAGGGTATCCTCA
The Jeotgalibaca sp. MA1X17-3 genome window above contains:
- a CDS encoding ornithine cyclodeaminase family protein, which encodes MQILVLKDHEMKEVLSMREAIQADKDALSLYSKGEVTIPLRTNLNIPEQEGQSLYMPGYAADASALGVKIVSVYPGNIKKGLTSVPATMVLVDTETGQVSSIMDGTYLTQLRTGAVAGAGTDELARKDSSVFTLIGTGGQAETQLEAVLAIRPIKQVYVSDLDMERAKEFANKMTSLYGEKYNTVIEAAPSLEDAVRQSDVITSVTTSPVKTFEGSWVKPGTHINGVGSYTPAMAEIDANILKNAHKIYCDTKDALVESGDFTQAIENGLFNSDDITGELGDLINGKTPGRESEEEITFFKTTGNAVLDIVTAQRIYEAAKKVNIGSILEF
- a CDS encoding sulfite exporter TauE/SafE family protein, with the translated sequence MLLTVILILIVLVNGTFVMQLVKDLVKNKESLAKEPGNPIAMAFSQFFIYFLSTFGISDFAIGASLYPKAKWVGDKKLPGTLNAACVVPVAAMALAYISSIEVGVATLLVPIVAQVIGAYVSPRFVVKLPKNTIKKFVITGLLVAAGLILAGKLGVYPSGGQETSLTGFKLILLGVLSMIYGALNNIGIGSYALTMATIYAFGLNPGVAFPIMMGACTFSVPVGSIQFIKLDSYSRKITLFSATFGVIGVLVAAFLVKGLDTNVLQWVVLAVIFYSVYSMAMDLRNDKIAKQNIARDSIG
- a CDS encoding TrmB family transcriptional regulator, yielding MINLINVLKDFKFTESEAKIYISLLQHGSCTGYELSKVSGVARSKIYNLLENLVSRGIVEQSTSDNTILYQAISTDQLSSLLTGSFQDTMTIFHEESAQLVKKEENQTIWELEEWNSIRAKAILQIEEATSNLLIQIWIDELDDELVALINKKQNEIENVVVVLYDSEARYDTTLTHFYPHGFEQDKLDEIGHRWITVVADKEDILYCTLPFKGIAKAIHTKNPMLAFFASEYVIHDAYCLRLIDEFPEQIKARYGEDMEGLRDIFSF
- a CDS encoding IclR family transcriptional regulator; its protein translation is MTQPYGTVLIKASKILDFLSTERSPQPLHMIAKETEMTNSTTSKILMTLEMIGYVEKDSEQKTYQLGNGLVKYASQYLSDLDISKIAYPYLKKLHASLDETVHLSIRKADEIMYINKIESLRPIVVTTSRIGFTKPMYASAMGKAILAEEKEEEVDRYLERTELKAYTPHTITSREVLKEELKMVREKGYAFDNSEEQIEVFCIAASLSWEDNIYGAFSVSMPAYRRTAELEEKVIHAIMEVKSEILKELAQLHFYL
- a CDS encoding sugar kinase — protein: MNQTILCVGETLARLSTQVGVHFFDTTGLQLHYGGAEANVAINLSSLNHPSVYFTKVPDNQLAKAAIKHVQKYGVDVSPVIYGGERLGTYYVEPGAGGRPTTVIYDRAHSSISQMKKEEINIDELLEGKHLLHITGITAALSEDSREMTYELMKEAKNRGIKVNFDMNYRAKLWSVEEAGVFLKSVLPYVDYLSAGKLDAINFLGIKEAGADVSDELAYYYDAIHHLYPNVEIMYSTIRDVISATHNTLQGTFWKDGKTTYSKVHDMDFIIDRIGGGDAFASGVLHGILEEKDPQYIIEFATAFSALKHTISGDASPFTIGETERIMSSDARVDR
- a CDS encoding LysR family transcriptional regulator; this translates as MLDYRYQTFLTLATERSYTRTAQKLKITQPAVTQQIKQLQQELGITLFQYQGKQLYLTEKGSYLENQLLLLNQDIQQIQRHLHQAEDSVSLTFGATLTIGEYLMPSVINKYIEAFPSNQIDMVVENTKTLIERVEYGTLDFAFIEGDFNQNKLGFQQVSDEKFIAVCAPENDLWKEKRSIWDLFSNRVLIREQGSGTRLIFENLLHSKGVSLSSFSHTTVIGNIGAIKQLVSENKGISFLYRLCVEDELEKGFLKEISVSDLTILHPFHMIYLKKNREVDKIKEFTHFY
- a CDS encoding YeiH family protein → MDKIRNEIKGIGPGLLISILISIVSQVLAIFLPTLGAALIAILLGMVLGNTLFRKPNLNPGTKFSEKRLLEYSIVLNGLILDFQMIQSAGVKGFFFIILQMALTIYIAYKLGVFFGFNKKFALLMGAGNAVCGSSAIGTVSPIVKASDKDKGISITIVNVTGTFLMIGLPILSAVVYNQATLQTSALIGGTVQSIGQVIASAKLVNDDVVALSTVFKLMRVLLIMGVALLYSRMNLDEGVPLFSKKTTPQVAGKDKISVGIPWFIIGFFILFLVRSFNLAPTGLLTSSKWVSTQFEITALAAIGMRVKFADIVKEGPKSLSYGLLIGVIQVVMALGLIKLFLVKK
- a CDS encoding zinc ribbon domain-containing protein YjdM, which produces MSGLPNCPQCGSDLTYEDGALLVCPMCAHEWTETEQEATLEKEVVRDSNGLELVEGDNVTVIRDIKLKGSNRIKQGMRATKLRILPEPIDGHDIECTMDGFGRIYLKSELVKKN
- a CDS encoding acetate uptake transporter, with product MEKRKTVLYTELTANPAPLGLMGFGMTTVLLNIHNAGFFALNPMILAMGLCYGGLAQVIAGIMEFKKNNTFGTTAFTSYGFFWISLVVLNILPLLGLGEASDSLSMAAYLFMWGLFTLFMFIATLRISKALQVVFGTLTLLFFLLAVANFTGSDTILKIAGYEGIFCGFSAIYAAMAQVINESYGKTVLPLGEVK
- a CDS encoding aldo/keto reductase, yielding MRKDHAFVMRNGVEIPEIGFGTWQIPNKEAHDSVTMALKNGYTHIDTAYAYQNEENVGKAIREFDIPRDQVFVTSKLPSHIKNYEDTLTYFQETLDHLGMDYLDLFLIHAPWPWDDIGADCTEGNIQAWKAMEKLFKDGKIRTIGVSNFSVSDLQAIIDSCEIVPFVNQIPFYIGKFHEQKELLDFCEKHEILVEAYSPLATGEVLNSDEIKKLAEKYNRTPAQICIRYCLQKDTLPLPKSTHEGRIIENSKIDFEISEEDMNMLDDMEDVRKK